From the genome of Ziziphus jujuba cultivar Dongzao chromosome 6, ASM3175591v1, one region includes:
- the LOC107430320 gene encoding uncharacterized protein LOC107430320, protein METFNNIFFIIFSLTLTFLRLEALHENCKKTYCNPGGPSIQFPFQLKSSQEHQNSYGEPGFVLDCENNSTIINFPSYGNLVVKSISYKTRKLDLLDPRSCVHGVFLNLNLSLTPFHYYYTLKDYTYLNCSARLSSNSFTEIPCLSGVGHHVYTVEPSLDVPFSCQPIKTIAIPFGYSSSLSDNSFGLRLTWGSLGREDCEGKGIRCALQSKNGGLIEEVRVLWIIGIFAAAALISRKIYWSEKTDSQKEERYQVGHGKILGDYTALKVEIFNADVDTEQPHKPSLNL, encoded by the exons ATGGAAACCTTCAATAACATATTCTTCATCATTTTCTCCTTAACATTAACCTTTCTCCGTCTTGAAGCTCTCCatgaaaattgcaaaaaaacaTACTGCAACCCTGGTGGTCCAAGTATCCAATTTCCATTCCAACTAAAATCATCCCAAGAGCACCAAAACTCATATGGCGAACCAGGGTTCGTGCTCGATTGTGAAAACAACTCCACCATTATTAATTTCCCATCTTATGGTAACTTGGTAGTGAAATCCATCTCCTACAAAACCAGAAAGCTTGATCTTCTTGATCCAAGAAGCTGTGTCCATGGAGTTTTTCTCAATCTCAATCTCTCGCTCACACCCTTCCATTACTACTACACTTTGAAAGACTATACCTATCTCAATTGTTCAGCTAGGCTTTCTTCTAATTCTTTCACCGAGATTCCTTGCTTAAGTGGTGTTGGACACCATGTTTATACTGTAGAACCTTCTTTGGATGTTCCATTTTCTTGCCAACCAATCAAAACCATAGCTATTCCTTTTGGTTATAGTTCTTCTCTTTCTGATAATAGTTTTGGTCTGAGATTAACTTGGGGTTCTCTTGGTCGCGAAGATTGCGAAGGAAAAGGAATTCGGTGTGCTTTACAGTCAAAAAATGGAGGACTTATTGAAGAAG TACGAGTCCTATGGATCATTGGAATTTTTGCAGCAGCAGCATTGATAAGTCGAAAAATTTATTGGTCGGAAAAGACAGATAGCCAGAAGGAAGAGAGGTACCAAGTTGGGCATGGGAAAATACTGGGAGACTATACAGCCCTCAAAGTTGAAATTTTTAATGCTGATGTTGATACCGAGCAGCCCCACAAAccatcattaaatttataa